Sequence from the Kineosporia succinea genome:
CCGACCTGACCAAGGTGATCTGCAAGGTCGAGGCCTACGACACCCCGTCCCCCTACGTCACCGCGATCGTGAAGCTGGGTGACCGCGACGACACCCTGCGGTTCCACAACGTCACCGGCGACGCCTACTACGGCAACGAGTTCTGGGCCGGTTCGGGCGACGACCGCATCGACACCCGCCAGAAGGAGAAGGTGATGGACGGGAGTGCGATCTGGGGCCAGAACGGCAACGACGTCATCCACTCCGGCGAGCCCGGCGACAACGGCTCGGTGCTGGGTGGGAACGGCAACGACACGATCTACCAGTACGAGGGCGGCCGGGCCAGTGGCGGCAACGGCAACGACAAGCTCTACGGCATCGGCGGCAGCCACTGGTTCTCCGGCGACGACGGCAACGACCTGCTCGACGGCGGCCCCGGCGGAGACCGGCTGCTCGGCGGCAAGGGCAACGACACCGTCCACGGCCGCAGGGGTGCCGACACGATCTACGGCAACAGCGGCAACGACAAGCTCTACGGCGGGCCGGGCAGCGACGAGATCTTCGGCGGGCCGGGCAAGGACCTGATCAAGCACGACTGAGGAGCTCACTCACCTCGCAGCACCGCGAGGGCCACGAGACCGAAGGAGAGCAGGATGAAGCCGACGAGGGCGACCGAGGCCACGACCACCAGCACCCGCTGGGTGCCGTGATTCACCGGCCGCCCTGGCCGACTCGGCGATGATCTTCGCTCACAGTGACACTCCTGTTCCGTCGATCTTCCTTCCTGCACTCTAAAACAGCATCTGACCTGGGAGAACGTGAGATAAGCCGTACCGGCATGATCACTGCGCGTAGCCAGAGTGGGTGACGGGTGCCCACGAATGGTGGACGCTACGGTGACTTTCGGGGGGTGACGATGACTCGGTTCGGGGTTGCGGTCAGGTGCGGTGTTCCGGTGCTGGCCGGGCTGGCACTGCTGCCGGCGCCGTCGGCCTCGGCCACCACGACCAGCCCGGTGATCCGGGTCGTGGCACTGGGCGGCGGGCAGGTGCTGACGGTCGAGGAAGACTGGCTGATCGGCCAGGACGTCCCGGTGCGAACGGCCCGGGGTGAGGTGCGGCTGCTCGACGCCGACGCCCGCGACCTGTCCCGCGGTGACGAGACCTACGACGACGTCAGTGTTTCCGGCATCTACATCCTGACCGCGAGCGGGAAGGACGGGTTCCGGGTGCGCGCGGGAGCAGCCGGCCGACCGACGCGACTGCTGCCCGCCGCCGACGACCTGGAGCACATCAAGCAGTCGGGGCGGTACTCACTGGTGGGCGGGGCGATCTACCGTACCGAGCAGGACGGGTCGGTGGGGCGGGTCTCCTCCACCGGCACGGACGACACCGACCTGTTCGGCGAGCAGGCCGTCTGGTCGGACGGGCGCGGCCGGGTGTGGCAGCAGCCGCTCGACGGCAACGATCGGCTCCTCGTGGCCCGGGACGCGGCCGGGCCGGTGGCGGTGTGGGGCCGGCGGGTGGCCTGGCTGGGCCGGGACGGACGGATCCGGGTGCGCTCCGGGGACGAGCGGGTTCGCGTCGTCGACGCCGGACCGGGCACCGGACGGGTGGGGCTGAGTGAGAACGTGCTGTGGTGGACCGGGGACGACGGCCGGCTGCGTGTGCTGAACCTCGCCGACCCGAGAAGCGTTCCCCGGCTGACCGTTCTGCGCCCGCCCTACGCCGTGGACTCCGGCTTCGCGGCGGGCACCGACACCCACGGCTACCTGCGGGTGCGCGCGCTGCCGTTCCCCCGGGCCCGGCCCGAGCTGCTCTCGTCCGCCCAGGAGTCCTCCGCGGCCCGGGGCAAGCCCTGGCACGGCACGCTGGACTTCACGAAACCCGTTCAGCGGGTACGTCTCTTCATCCACGGCCAGCGGGTCGGGCAGACCGTTCAGGGCCGCGGCACCGTGCGGGTGTCCTGGAACGGGTTGCGGGCCGACGGACGTCCGGCCGCTCCGGACAGCTGCCTGCACTGGCGGGTCGAGGCCTTCGGCACGGACGGCAGCGGGGCGGCGGTCGATCAGGAAGGCTCCACGTCGTCCGGTGACAGTTTCCTCGTCACCCCGGTGCCCCGTTCCGGGTGCGCGGGTGCCGCCCAGTCCAGGGCCCAGGACCTGGGCCGGGCCTAGGACCTGTTGTGGGGCAGGAACTCCTGCATCTTCGTCCGCAGTCCGGCCCACACCACGCCCATCCGGTTCTCGTCGCCCTTGAGCAGCGCCTGCGCGGTGGCCCTCGCCTGCTCGAGCGTGGCGTGCGGCGGGATCGGCGGGAAGTCCGGGTCGACCCGCACGTCCAGCAGCGCCGGCCGCCCGCAGGTCAGGGCCCGGTCCCAGGCCGGGCCGAGGTCCTCGGCCTTCTCGACGGTGATCGCCTCGAACCCGATGCCCCGCGCGAAGTCCGCGTACGAGACCTCCGGAAGGGCCTGCGACTCGACGAACTTCGGGGCTCCTCCCATCGACCGCAGCTCCCACGTCACCTGGGTCAGGTCGTTGTTGTGCAGCACCGCGACCACGAAGCGCGGGTCGGCCCACTCGCGCCAGTAGCGGCTCACGGTGAGCAGTTCGGCCAGGCCGTTCATCTGCATCGCGCCGTCGCCCTCGAACATCACCACCGGCCGGTGCGGCTGGCCGAACTTGGCCCCGATGCCGTAGGGCACCGCCGCGCCCATCGTGGCCAGCGTGCCCGAGAGAGATCCCCGCATTCCGTCTTTCATCCGGAGCACGCGGGCATACCAGTCGGCCGAGGACCCCGAGTCGCTGGTGACGATCACGTCGTCGGGCAGCCGCGACGACGCCGCGTGGAACAGGGCCATCGGGTTCACCGGGTCACCCTCCACCCCGGCCTCCATCGCCACGGTCTCCCACCACCGCGTCACGTTCTTCTCGACCGTCTCGCGCCAGGTGCGGTCGCTCGTGCGGTTCAGCAGCGGCAGCAGCGCGCGCAGGGTCGCGGCGGCGTCACCGGCCAGGTTGATCTCGTAGGGGTAGCGCAGGCCCAGGTACTTGGCGTCGACGTCGATCTGCACCGCCCGGGCCTGGCCGAACTCGGGCAGGAACTGGGAGTACGGAAAGTTCGAGCCGACGGTGAGCAGGGTGTCGCAGTCGCGCATGAGCTCCCAGCTGGGCCGGGTCCCGAGCAGGCCGATGGCGCCGGTGACGAACGGCAGGTCGTCGCCCAGCACGTCCTTGCCGAGCAGCGCCTTGGCCACCCCGGCGCCGAGCACGTCGGCCACCTGGATCACCTCCGGCCCGGCCCCGCGGGCGCCCTGGCCGATCAGGATCGCGACCTTCGACCCGGCGTTGAGCAGGTCGGCGGCCGCCCGGACGCTCGCGTCGTCGGGCTGCACCGTGGGCCAGCTCGTCACCGGGGCGCTGGAGGGCACCTGGCGGAAAGCCCGCTCCGGCGGCTCGTAGGGCAGGTCCTGCACGTCGGCCGGGATGATGACACAGGTCGGCGCGCTGCGGGCGACGGCGGTGCGGATGGCCCGGTCGATCACGTTCGGCAGCTGCTGGGGAACCGTGACCGTCTCCAGAAACTCGCTCGCGACGTCCTTGAAAAGGCTCATCAGGTCGACTTCTTGCTGGTAGCTGCCGCCCATCGCGGTGCGCTCGGTCTGGCCGACGATGGCGACCACCGGCACGTGATCCAGCTTGGCGTCGTACAGCCCGTTCAGCAGGTGGATCGCCCCCGGCCCGGAGGTCGCCACGCAGACGCCGACCCGGCCGGTGAACTTGGCGTACCCGACCGCCTGCAGCGCCGACATCTCCTCGTGCCGCGACTGCACGAACCGGGGCTGGTCGTCGGCCCGGCCCCAGGCCGAGACCAGGCCGTTGATCCCGTCCCCCGGATACCCGAACACGTGCTCGACACCCCACTCCCGCAGGCGGGACAGCAGGAAGTCACCGACGGTCTGGCTCACGAATCCTCCAGCAGCACCACGCCCCGGGCAGGATCCCGGCTCAGTCGTCACTATGCCCCGGCCACCCCGGACCGCAAGGTCAGCCTGCCCGCGCGCCGCGCCCGGGGCGGGCGCACGCCTCCCGCACCCGCTGCCGAAAGAAACGTCAAGACAACCGAAAACGGACTCTCCCCCTCGCCCTGGCGTGCACCTCCCCGCCCGGCCGGGTCGAGCAGCCGGATGCCGACTCATCCTTCGGATGGATCTCCGAGGTCCCGTCGGGCGACCCAGATCATTCCCGAGACTGATTCGCCACCCCTAACTGCAACCGTACGGTTCACGCACCGCGTCATGGAGGGTGACGCCACTTCTTCTCCCTGAGGGGGAAACCCGTGAACCCGAACCACACCCGCGCGCTCCGGCGCGTCACCCCGGTCGCCGCCGTGACCCTGACCGCCGTCCTGACCGGCTCGGTCGTCACCGCGGCGGGTGTCA
This genomic interval carries:
- a CDS encoding calcium-binding protein, with product MHTHIVFRGACLAALGAGSLAVATPASEAHASPAPVQAPARAASPDTPQAFAEVANGRLAYEAAAGQANRVTFTMGKKVTEGERYLIPYTIDDVYGISAGDDCDYPVATDLTKVICKVEAYDTPSPYVTAIVKLGDRDDTLRFHNVTGDAYYGNEFWAGSGDDRIDTRQKEKVMDGSAIWGQNGNDVIHSGEPGDNGSVLGGNGNDTIYQYEGGRASGGNGNDKLYGIGGSHWFSGDDGNDLLDGGPGGDRLLGGKGNDTVHGRRGADTIYGNSGNDKLYGGPGSDEIFGGPGKDLIKHD
- a CDS encoding thiamine pyrophosphate-requiring protein; its protein translation is MSQTVGDFLLSRLREWGVEHVFGYPGDGINGLVSAWGRADDQPRFVQSRHEEMSALQAVGYAKFTGRVGVCVATSGPGAIHLLNGLYDAKLDHVPVVAIVGQTERTAMGGSYQQEVDLMSLFKDVASEFLETVTVPQQLPNVIDRAIRTAVARSAPTCVIIPADVQDLPYEPPERAFRQVPSSAPVTSWPTVQPDDASVRAAADLLNAGSKVAILIGQGARGAGPEVIQVADVLGAGVAKALLGKDVLGDDLPFVTGAIGLLGTRPSWELMRDCDTLLTVGSNFPYSQFLPEFGQARAVQIDVDAKYLGLRYPYEINLAGDAAATLRALLPLLNRTSDRTWRETVEKNVTRWWETVAMEAGVEGDPVNPMALFHAASSRLPDDVIVTSDSGSSADWYARVLRMKDGMRGSLSGTLATMGAAVPYGIGAKFGQPHRPVVMFEGDGAMQMNGLAELLTVSRYWREWADPRFVVAVLHNNDLTQVTWELRSMGGAPKFVESQALPEVSYADFARGIGFEAITVEKAEDLGPAWDRALTCGRPALLDVRVDPDFPPIPPHATLEQARATAQALLKGDENRMGVVWAGLRTKMQEFLPHNRS